The Pseudomonas moraviensis genome contains the following window.
CGCTCGATCTCACCGGGCGCATCGCCACGGCGAAAGGCCGGGCCGTGCATTTCTGGACGGCGGGCGGGGCGTTGGCGATGGGCGTTGGCGTGTGGTCGATGCATTTCATCGGCATGCTCGCCTTCAAATTACCGATCGACCTGGGCTATGACTTCGCCCTGACCGCGTTGTCGTTATTGATTGCGGTGCTCTCTTGCGGCTTTGCCTTATGGCTGGTCAGCCAGCCGAAGCTGCCACTGGCGCAACTGGCTTTCGGCGCCTTGATCATGGGGGCGGGCATCAGCGCCATGCATTACACCGGCATGGCCGCGCTGCGCATGGCCCCGGGCATCGATTACGACCCGACGTTGTTCAGTGCCTCTTTGCTGATTGCCGTCGGCGCTTCGGCAGCGGCGTTGTGGATTGCCTTTCGGTTGCGTCAGCAGTCGCCCTATGTGCGACTGATTCGCGCCGGCGCGGCGGTGATCATGGGTGTGGCGATTGTCGGCATGCATTACACCGGCATGGCGGCGGCGCAATTTCCCGATGGCAGTTTCTGCGGCGCGACGCTCAATGGTTTGAAGGGCAACGGTCTCGACAGTCTGGTGGTGGTCACTACGCTGGCGGTGCTGTCGATTGCCTTGCTGACCTCGATTCTCGACGCCCGTCTCGAAGCGCGCACCGCTGATCTGGCGCACTCCCTGACCGTAGCCAACCGCGAACTCACCCAATTGGCCTTGCACGATCCGCTCACCGGCCTGCCGAACCGCATGCTGCTCGATGACCGGATCAATCAGGCGATCAGAAAAGTCGAGGAACAAGGCGGCTGCTTCGCCTTGATGTTCATTGATCTCGACGGCTTCAAACCGGTCAACGACGCGTTCGGCCATCACATGGGCGACCAGTTGCTGCGCGAAGTCGGCGTGCGCCTGCGTGAAGACTTGCGCAGCCAGGACACTTTGGCGCGGATCGGTGGCGATGAATTTGTCCTGCTCGTGCGGCTGAGCGAGCGCAACGATGCTCTGGGTCTGGCCGCACGCCAGGTGGGCCTGATCGGCCGCACGTTCCGCGTTGCCGAACATGACCTGCAGATTTCCGCCAGTGTCGGCATTGCTTTGTATCCGGGCAACGGTGACAACGCTCAAGAGTTGCTGATGAACGCCGACGCGGCGATGTACCACGCCAAGGGCGGCGGCAAGAACGGCTACAGCTTCTTCGATGCGTCGATGAACACCAACGCGCGCAAACAATTGCAACTGTTGCAGGACCTGCGCGCGGCCATCGAGCACAACCAGTTCTGCCTGCATTACCAGCCGAAATTCGACGCCGCCAACGGTCGCCCGGTCGGTGCCGAAGCGCTGCTGCGCTGGGCGCATCCACTGCATGGCATGTTGATGCCGGACAAGTTCATCGATCTGGCGGAGAAAACCGGGCTGATCATCCCGATGGGCGAATGGGTGCTCAACGAAGCCTGCCGACAGATGCGCGAGTGGTACGTGCTCGGTTACACCGACTGGCGCATTGCCGTGAACCTCTCGGCATTGCAGTTCTGCCATGCCGGGCTGGTGCAAAGTGTGGCCAAAGCCTTGGCGACCCACCATTTGCCGGCTAACAGCCTGACCCTGGAAATCACTGAAACCACCGCCATGAGCGACGCTGACGCGAGCATGACCGTGCTGCAAGAGCTGTC
Protein-coding sequences here:
- a CDS encoding putative bifunctional diguanylate cyclase/phosphodiesterase, with protein sequence MLIGSYSFTLVLISLCVAILASYTALDLTGRIATAKGRAVHFWTAGGALAMGVGVWSMHFIGMLAFKLPIDLGYDFALTALSLLIAVLSCGFALWLVSQPKLPLAQLAFGALIMGAGISAMHYTGMAALRMAPGIDYDPTLFSASLLIAVGASAAALWIAFRLRQQSPYVRLIRAGAAVIMGVAIVGMHYTGMAAAQFPDGSFCGATLNGLKGNGLDSLVVVTTLAVLSIALLTSILDARLEARTADLAHSLTVANRELTQLALHDPLTGLPNRMLLDDRINQAIRKVEEQGGCFALMFIDLDGFKPVNDAFGHHMGDQLLREVGVRLREDLRSQDTLARIGGDEFVLLVRLSERNDALGLAARQVGLIGRTFRVAEHDLQISASVGIALYPGNGDNAQELLMNADAAMYHAKGGGKNGYSFFDASMNTNARKQLQLLQDLRAAIEHNQFCLHYQPKFDAANGRPVGAEALLRWAHPLHGMLMPDKFIDLAEKTGLIIPMGEWVLNEACRQMREWYVLGYTDWRIAVNLSALQFCHAGLVQSVAKALATHHLPANSLTLEITETTAMSDADASMTVLQELSDMGVDLSIDDFGTGYSSLMYLKRLPANELKIDRGFVRDLEHDSDDAAIVSAIVALGQALDLRIVAEGVETGAQQDFLTKLGCDSLQGYLLGHPMPAERFMQDVVRGQRLAVV